A single window of Streptomyces aquilus DNA harbors:
- a CDS encoding Rieske 2Fe-2S domain-containing protein — protein MTTTSEIDTGTAYGRPKPSYNARLREVGPGTPMGEALRRYWHPIASSETLVAGALPQKTRVLGEDLIVFRDGQGNPGVVIERCTHRGASLFYGRVEDDGIRCCYHGWKFDVQGHCIEQACEPALGRRRDAARQPWYPVAERYGLVFVYMGPPELKPELPRYDALEDPAEDERYFASWPVPHAAVLGMPADFSWLNIYENSADPTHVTWLHSTHSGYQMLGTGTFGYPENFFDPATIADRLTYERTDHGVKYTQRFEMEGEDGEVTEYGFAVEQHLPNVFGLPDFVKVTPDARPDQLLWVVPSDDTSHRLFFSIRTNDPERMVRFVIGITQNGKQNHELTDEERQKFPGDTEAQGSQGAITLDSEETLATGDRGVVMLRRMLLTMADDVEAGRDPINIIRDASEVHHTQSGLFTIGKRPADGAGTNATAGI, from the coding sequence ATGACCACCACTTCAGAGATCGACACCGGCACGGCCTACGGCCGCCCGAAGCCCTCGTACAACGCCCGCCTGCGCGAAGTGGGACCCGGTACGCCCATGGGCGAGGCGCTGCGCCGCTACTGGCACCCCATCGCCAGCTCGGAGACGCTCGTCGCCGGCGCCCTGCCGCAGAAAACCCGCGTACTGGGCGAGGACCTGATCGTCTTCCGGGACGGACAGGGCAACCCCGGCGTCGTGATCGAGCGCTGCACCCACCGTGGCGCCAGCCTCTTCTACGGCCGGGTCGAGGACGACGGCATCCGCTGCTGCTACCACGGCTGGAAGTTCGACGTCCAGGGCCACTGCATCGAGCAGGCCTGCGAACCGGCTCTCGGGCGCCGACGCGACGCCGCCCGGCAGCCCTGGTATCCCGTCGCGGAGCGCTACGGCCTGGTCTTCGTGTACATGGGCCCGCCCGAGCTCAAGCCCGAACTCCCCCGCTACGACGCGCTGGAGGATCCCGCGGAGGACGAGAGGTACTTCGCCAGCTGGCCGGTCCCCCACGCCGCGGTCCTCGGCATGCCGGCGGACTTCAGCTGGCTCAACATCTACGAGAACTCCGCCGACCCGACGCACGTCACCTGGCTGCACTCCACGCACAGCGGCTACCAGATGCTGGGCACCGGCACCTTCGGCTACCCCGAGAACTTCTTCGACCCGGCCACCATCGCCGACCGCCTGACGTACGAGCGCACTGACCACGGCGTGAAGTACACCCAGCGGTTCGAGATGGAGGGTGAGGACGGCGAGGTCACCGAGTACGGCTTCGCGGTCGAGCAGCATCTGCCCAACGTCTTCGGCCTGCCGGACTTCGTGAAGGTCACCCCCGACGCGCGGCCGGACCAGTTGCTGTGGGTCGTGCCCTCCGACGACACCAGCCACCGCCTCTTCTTCTCGATCCGCACGAACGACCCCGAGCGCATGGTCCGCTTCGTCATCGGCATCACGCAGAACGGCAAGCAGAACCACGAGCTCACCGACGAGGAGCGTCAGAAGTTCCCCGGTGACACGGAGGCCCAGGGCTCGCAGGGAGCGATCACCCTGGACTCCGAGGAGACCCTCGCCACCGGAGACCGCGGCGTCGTCATGCTGCGTCGCATGCTTCTGACGATGGCCGACGACGTCGAGGCCGGGCGGGACCCGATCAACATCATCCGTGACGCGTCGGAGGTCCACCACACCCAGTCCGGCCTGTTCACCATCGGCAAACGCCCGGCGGACGGCGCCGGCACCAACGCCACGGCCGGAATCTGA
- a CDS encoding TetR/AcrR family transcriptional regulator — protein MTTEPALDLPQPQQARSRRTQQRILEAGTALLEEGGIEALTIAAVADRAGVSVGSVYRRFGGKDRLVAGLQHAMIDEFRADIIRRFAPLRTDPATLVASAVAGLTETFEAHTRLMRVFITASMTDPGVAQVGSEASIDAGQVFRRFLEPVVPMIGAPEPELRLDVAFRLVYAACMNRVLHGERFESERPLTWRQLTDELVDAVCLYLLGTSSR, from the coding sequence GTGACTACCGAACCGGCGCTCGATCTGCCGCAGCCACAGCAGGCGCGCAGTCGGCGGACCCAGCAGCGGATTCTGGAAGCGGGCACGGCCCTTCTCGAGGAGGGCGGCATCGAAGCGCTCACCATCGCGGCCGTCGCCGATCGGGCGGGCGTCTCCGTGGGCAGTGTCTATCGGCGTTTCGGAGGCAAGGACCGTCTGGTCGCGGGCCTGCAGCACGCCATGATCGACGAGTTCCGCGCCGACATCATTCGCCGCTTCGCTCCGTTGCGCACCGATCCGGCCACCCTGGTCGCCTCGGCGGTCGCCGGGCTCACCGAGACGTTCGAGGCGCACACGCGTCTGATGCGTGTCTTCATCACCGCGAGCATGACGGATCCCGGAGTGGCTCAAGTGGGGTCCGAGGCCAGCATCGATGCCGGCCAGGTTTTCCGGAGGTTCCTGGAGCCGGTCGTGCCGATGATCGGCGCGCCGGAGCCCGAGCTGCGCCTGGATGTCGCCTTCCGCCTGGTGTACGCGGCTTGCATGAACCGTGTGCTGCACGGTGAACGCTTCGAGTCCGAGCGGCCGCTGACGTGGCGTCAGCTCACCGACGAACTGGTCGACGCCGTCTGTCTGTACCTGCTGGGCACGTCGTCGCGGTGA
- a CDS encoding GlcG/HbpS family heme-binding protein, which produces MREPLSYEIAHGAALAALEAGRAEGHKVCAVVVNRSGVTKVLLSDDGVGLLGVETARRKAYTSAVSGVPTAKFAAFAASPQMQVAPPHLVDANLLPVAGGVPIVTADGEVIGAIGVGGADDTTDDRIANQARDSVAKIVA; this is translated from the coding sequence ATGCGAGAGCCGCTCAGCTACGAGATCGCACACGGCGCCGCACTCGCCGCTCTGGAAGCAGGAAGGGCCGAGGGGCACAAGGTGTGCGCTGTCGTGGTCAACCGAAGCGGCGTCACCAAGGTTCTGCTCAGCGACGACGGTGTCGGCCTTCTCGGCGTGGAGACCGCGCGGCGCAAGGCGTACACCTCAGCCGTGAGCGGTGTCCCGACCGCCAAGTTCGCGGCCTTCGCCGCGTCCCCGCAGATGCAGGTGGCGCCTCCCCACTTGGTCGACGCCAACCTTCTGCCGGTCGCCGGCGGCGTGCCGATCGTGACGGCCGACGGGGAGGTCATCGGCGCCATCGGGGTGGGCGGAGCGGACGACACCACGGACGATCGGATCGCGAACCAGGCTCGTGACTCCGTCGCGAAGATCGTCGCGTAG
- a CDS encoding LysR substrate-binding domain-containing protein, which yields MDLRHLKYFVAVAEERHFGRAAERLHMAQPPLSQQIRQLETELGVELLHRTTRRVDLTEAGQAYLERARAILADVDEAAQHARRVAAGSVGHLAIGCVGSATYSLLPALSRRLTEELPGVDFSFRGEMLAPDQVEALRTGAIDIALLRPPAADLSLTVHTLRRDRLVVAVPVGHRLAGRKRLRVADLAGADLIVHSADRRSVMYDVVLGLLRDAGVEPHIRHEVGETSTLITLVAGGLGVAVVPEPVTALALDGVAYLPLVGADARVELAVTHRADRAEPHLARTVGIIRAVI from the coding sequence ATGGATCTGCGACACCTCAAGTACTTCGTCGCGGTGGCCGAGGAGCGTCACTTCGGCCGTGCCGCCGAGCGACTGCACATGGCCCAGCCGCCGCTCTCGCAGCAGATCCGCCAGCTGGAGACCGAGCTCGGCGTCGAACTGCTGCACCGCACCACCCGCCGCGTCGACCTCACCGAGGCCGGCCAGGCCTACCTGGAGCGGGCACGCGCCATCCTCGCCGACGTCGACGAGGCCGCCCAGCACGCACGCCGGGTCGCCGCCGGGTCAGTGGGCCACCTCGCTATCGGATGCGTGGGCTCGGCGACGTACAGCCTGCTGCCCGCGCTCTCCCGACGGCTCACCGAAGAACTCCCCGGCGTCGACTTCTCCTTCCGCGGCGAAATGCTCGCCCCCGACCAGGTCGAGGCACTGCGCACCGGCGCGATCGACATCGCGCTGCTGCGCCCGCCGGCCGCCGACCTGTCCCTCACCGTGCACACCCTGCGCCGCGACCGGCTCGTGGTCGCCGTACCGGTCGGGCACCGGCTCGCCGGGCGCAAGCGGCTGCGCGTCGCGGACCTCGCCGGCGCCGACCTGATCGTGCACTCCGCCGACCGCCGGTCGGTGATGTACGACGTCGTCCTGGGCCTGCTGCGCGACGCCGGCGTCGAACCCCACATCCGCCACGAGGTCGGCGAGACCTCGACGCTGATCACGCTCGTGGCCGGCGGGCTAGGCGTTGCCGTCGTACCCGAACCGGTGACAGCGCTGGCACTCGACGGCGTCGCCTACCTGCCACTGGTCGGGGCCGACGCACGCGTGGAACTGGCCGTCACCCACCGCGCCGACCGCGCCGAGCCGCACCTGGCGCGCACCGTGGGGATCATCCGGGCGGTGATCTGA
- a CDS encoding thiolase family protein, which translates to MSAFLYAATRTPFGRFNGALAGVRPDDLAAAAITSTLARVPGLDPAAIDDVVWGNANGAGEENRNVGRMAALLAGLPVSVPGTTVNRLCGSSLDAAMTASRTIESGDAEVVLTGGVESMTRAPWVLPKSAKPFPVGDVTGVSTTLGWRLVNPRMPKEWTVSLGEANEQLRERFGISRARQDEFAACSHQLAHAAWESGFYDDLVVPVEGVDLTRDEGIRAGSTPEVLAGLRPVFRTAEQGGTITAGNASPLNDGASAVLLGSERAATVIGADPIARIAGRGVMALEPQAFGYAPVEAANRALARAGIGWDQVGVVELNEAFAVQSLACVDAWKIDPGIVNQKGGAIAIGHPLGASGGRVLATLAKVLRETGQRYGVAAICIGVGQGLAVVLENCDVTGSDR; encoded by the coding sequence ATGAGTGCTTTCCTCTACGCCGCGACGCGCACGCCGTTCGGCCGCTTCAACGGCGCGCTGGCCGGGGTGCGCCCCGACGACCTCGCCGCCGCCGCGATCACCTCGACGCTCGCCCGGGTGCCGGGCCTCGACCCCGCCGCGATCGACGACGTGGTGTGGGGCAACGCCAACGGCGCCGGCGAGGAGAACCGCAACGTCGGCCGCATGGCCGCGCTGCTCGCCGGGCTCCCGGTGAGCGTGCCCGGCACCACGGTCAACCGGCTGTGCGGCTCCAGCCTCGACGCGGCGATGACGGCGAGCCGCACCATCGAGTCCGGCGACGCCGAGGTGGTGCTGACCGGCGGCGTGGAGTCCATGACGCGTGCGCCGTGGGTGCTGCCGAAGTCGGCGAAGCCGTTCCCGGTCGGCGATGTCACCGGGGTCTCGACCACGCTCGGCTGGCGGCTGGTCAACCCGCGGATGCCGAAGGAGTGGACGGTCAGCCTCGGCGAGGCCAACGAGCAGCTCCGGGAGCGCTTCGGCATCTCCCGTGCACGGCAGGACGAGTTCGCCGCCTGCTCCCACCAACTCGCCCATGCCGCCTGGGAGTCGGGCTTCTACGACGATCTCGTAGTGCCGGTCGAAGGCGTCGACCTGACCCGCGACGAGGGCATCCGGGCCGGATCCACACCGGAGGTTCTGGCCGGGCTCCGGCCGGTGTTCCGTACGGCGGAGCAGGGCGGCACCATCACCGCGGGCAACGCCAGCCCGCTCAACGACGGTGCCTCCGCGGTGCTGTTGGGCAGCGAGAGGGCCGCGACCGTGATCGGGGCCGACCCGATCGCCCGTATCGCGGGCCGCGGCGTGATGGCGCTGGAGCCGCAGGCCTTCGGCTACGCCCCGGTCGAGGCCGCGAACCGTGCGCTGGCCCGGGCCGGGATCGGCTGGGACCAGGTCGGCGTGGTCGAGCTCAACGAGGCCTTCGCCGTGCAGTCGCTCGCCTGCGTCGACGCGTGGAAGATCGACCCGGGAATCGTCAACCAGAAGGGCGGCGCCATCGCGATCGGGCATCCACTGGGCGCCTCGGGCGGCCGTGTCCTCGCCACGCTGGCCAAGGTCCTACGCGAGACGGGGCAGCGCTACGGCGTCGCCGCGATCTGCATCGGGGTCGGTCAGGGCCTGGCCGTCGTCCTGGAGAACTGCGACGTGACGGGCTCGGACCGATGA
- a CDS encoding 3-oxoacid CoA-transferase subunit A, whose protein sequence is MSRAEILESTDAAVAGIEDGSTILVGGFGLAGMPFDLIDALIRQGAKDLTIVSNNAGNGDVGLAALLAAGRVRKVLCSFPRQADSWVFDGLYREGKIELEVVPQGNLAERMRAAGAGIGAFYCPTAVGTPLAEGKEVREIDGRKYLLEYPIKGDYALIGAHVADALGNLVYRKTARNFGPVMATAATTTIVQVDQVVEPGKLDPEAVVTPSIYVDRVVQVEARHYTVQGAR, encoded by the coding sequence ATGAGCCGGGCGGAGATCCTCGAAAGCACCGACGCCGCGGTCGCCGGGATCGAGGACGGGTCCACGATTCTCGTCGGCGGCTTCGGCCTGGCCGGGATGCCGTTCGACCTGATCGACGCGCTCATCCGGCAGGGCGCGAAGGACCTCACGATCGTGTCCAACAACGCGGGCAACGGCGATGTCGGGCTGGCCGCTCTGCTGGCCGCGGGCCGGGTGCGCAAAGTGCTGTGCTCCTTTCCGCGTCAGGCCGACTCCTGGGTCTTCGACGGCCTCTACCGCGAGGGCAAGATCGAGCTGGAGGTGGTGCCGCAGGGCAACCTCGCCGAGCGGATGCGCGCGGCCGGGGCCGGTATCGGCGCGTTCTACTGCCCGACCGCGGTCGGCACACCGCTCGCCGAGGGCAAGGAGGTACGGGAGATCGACGGCCGGAAGTACCTGCTGGAGTACCCCATCAAGGGCGACTACGCGCTGATCGGCGCGCACGTCGCGGACGCGCTGGGCAACCTCGTCTACCGCAAGACCGCCCGCAACTTCGGACCGGTCATGGCCACGGCCGCGACGACGACCATCGTCCAGGTCGACCAGGTCGTCGAGCCCGGCAAGCTCGACCCCGAGGCCGTCGTCACCCCGTCCATCTACGTCGACCGGGTCGTCCAGGTCGAGGCCCGCCACTACACCGTTCAGGGGGCACGATGA
- a CDS encoding 3-oxoacid CoA-transferase subunit B → MTVTPSDQVRADHRLSMDELAAVIARDIPAGSFVNLGIGQPTKIADHLPAGSGVVLHTENGMLNMGPKAEGDAVDPDLTNAGKVPVTELPGAAYFHHADSFAMMRGGHLDVCVLGAYQVAFDGDLANWTTGRPDDIPAVGGAMDLAIGAKDVYVMMTLFTRSGEPKLVPQCTYPLTGVGCVSRVYTDHGVFDVGPDGVRIRETYGVSADELAKRLGVKLP, encoded by the coding sequence ATGACCGTCACGCCAAGCGATCAGGTGCGCGCCGACCACCGGCTCTCGATGGACGAGTTGGCCGCCGTCATCGCACGCGACATCCCGGCCGGTTCCTTCGTCAATCTCGGTATCGGACAGCCCACCAAGATCGCCGACCATCTGCCGGCCGGCTCCGGGGTGGTGCTGCACACCGAGAACGGCATGCTCAACATGGGCCCCAAGGCCGAGGGCGACGCGGTCGACCCCGACCTGACCAACGCCGGCAAGGTCCCGGTGACCGAGCTGCCCGGGGCGGCCTACTTCCACCACGCCGACTCCTTCGCCATGATGCGCGGCGGGCACCTCGATGTCTGCGTCCTCGGGGCCTACCAGGTTGCCTTCGACGGCGACCTGGCCAACTGGACCACCGGCAGGCCCGACGACATTCCCGCCGTCGGCGGCGCCATGGACCTGGCCATCGGCGCCAAGGACGTCTACGTGATGATGACGCTCTTCACCCGCTCCGGTGAGCCCAAGCTCGTGCCGCAGTGCACCTACCCCCTCACCGGCGTCGGCTGCGTCAGCCGCGTCTACACCGACCACGGCGTCTTCGACGTCGGCCCCGACGGCGTACGGATCCGGGAGACGTACGGCGTCAGCGCCGACGAACTCGCCAAGCGACTCGGCGTCAAGCTGCCCTGA
- a CDS encoding argonaute/piwi family protein has protein sequence MKAPVLHEPELEFRAGNRHIDPRYGISVFGPADADSPTGPHRIPIALVGPAHAVDGIRNWLQRCQTHIEAKDTKPGQENLHQPFPGFGTDSPFGAELVFDDALVREIPERQLRRLARADTASATKDAVDLYADAARSLAETGRCRVVICARPEELQDREEHPPSEETTAERQEDQDERETGGDFHDLLKATALTLPAPLQLMRKETWTGIPARANGQTLRPLQDEATRAWNLHTALYYKAGGTPWRMQRHSSDLATCYIGVSFYRNANGNQLHTAVAQVFNERGDGVVVRGGTAQIAKTDRQPHLTLPDARQLLLDALAEYRTTHGHQPARIVVHKTSNFTTGEVDGFHEAADLRDIDHVDLLWIQRRGAPHLYRTGQLPPLRGTSVQLDARSMLLYTRGSVPYFRTYPGLYVPQPLLIRPATHSTDLLTASTDILALTKMNWNNAQLDERDPLTLRTAYRVGSILKHVPTQARIATRYAYYM, from the coding sequence GTGAAAGCACCCGTGCTGCACGAGCCGGAACTGGAGTTCCGCGCCGGAAACCGCCACATCGACCCCCGCTACGGCATCAGCGTGTTCGGCCCCGCCGACGCCGACTCCCCTACCGGACCACACAGGATCCCCATCGCTCTGGTCGGCCCCGCCCATGCGGTCGACGGCATCCGAAACTGGCTCCAGCGCTGCCAGACCCACATCGAGGCCAAGGACACCAAACCCGGCCAGGAGAACCTGCACCAGCCGTTCCCCGGCTTCGGCACCGACTCACCGTTCGGCGCCGAACTCGTCTTCGACGACGCCCTCGTCCGCGAGATCCCCGAACGCCAACTGCGCCGCCTGGCGCGCGCCGACACAGCCTCCGCCACCAAGGACGCAGTCGATCTCTACGCCGACGCCGCCCGGTCCCTGGCCGAGACCGGACGCTGCCGCGTCGTAATCTGCGCCCGTCCGGAAGAACTCCAGGACCGCGAAGAACACCCGCCGTCGGAGGAGACCACAGCCGAACGTCAAGAGGACCAGGACGAGCGAGAGACCGGAGGCGACTTCCACGACCTGCTGAAGGCCACCGCGCTCACGCTGCCGGCACCCCTGCAGCTGATGCGCAAGGAAACCTGGACCGGGATCCCGGCCAGGGCCAACGGGCAAACACTCCGCCCCCTGCAGGACGAGGCCACCAGGGCCTGGAACCTGCACACCGCCCTGTACTACAAGGCCGGCGGAACCCCCTGGCGCATGCAGCGCCACAGCTCCGACCTGGCCACCTGCTACATCGGGGTCAGCTTCTACCGCAACGCGAACGGAAACCAGCTGCACACCGCCGTCGCCCAGGTGTTCAACGAGCGCGGCGACGGCGTCGTCGTCCGTGGCGGCACCGCGCAGATCGCCAAGACCGACCGCCAGCCCCACCTGACGCTCCCCGACGCCCGGCAACTGCTGCTGGACGCCCTGGCCGAGTACCGCACGACTCACGGACACCAGCCCGCACGCATCGTCGTGCACAAGACCTCGAACTTCACGACCGGGGAGGTCGACGGCTTCCACGAGGCCGCCGACCTGCGCGACATCGACCATGTCGACCTGCTGTGGATCCAGCGGCGCGGCGCCCCGCACCTGTACCGCACCGGGCAACTCCCACCGCTGCGCGGCACGAGCGTCCAACTGGACGCCCGTTCCATGCTCCTGTACACCCGCGGATCCGTGCCGTACTTCAGGACCTACCCCGGCCTGTACGTCCCCCAGCCCCTGCTCATCCGGCCCGCAACACACAGCACAGATCTACTGACCGCCAGCACCGACATTCTCGCCCTGACCAAGATGAACTGGAACAACGCCCAGCTCGACGAACGCGACCCGCTCACCCTGCGCACCGCTTACCGAGTCGGTTCCATCCTCAAACACGTCCCGACCCAGGCACGAATCGCCACCCGCTACGCCTACTACATGTAG
- a CDS encoding DUF4365 domain-containing protein, which translates to MPQRSVQQRAGFRGEAFVDKAVSDAGHVWNDTKRDFAIDGQIEFVDADREVTGVAVLAQVKGTEVGFRGATETEFKFTCKADHIAYWLRLGRPVVLICVDLRFQQAWWKRVDTWFADPERKARRVVQFDKAADRFDLDAFSQLSALGVPAGEPLPRLEGSEQLVSNLLTIEGFAPLIYEASTPCRDRGDAWERMRSNGNQFESGFVLAAGRIFSLCRLDEGPLAVLCDGPVTSIPTQNWATTEDPDLQRRFVSLLNFTLRSAHHPELVWHPTKKVVYMQAPPDRSSRKIKGRYRGSRGRTFFTPYFGKDDTTKITFCRHYAASLYFRRWSEQWFLEINPTYHFTIDGRRDSLYDAEYIQKIKRLERNNAVYQLVRAWADYLQGDDTLFRSRDERIRFGQLLKLDCDAAIDESVWIPQEPAPKPSVNGLAEGLWELPQ; encoded by the coding sequence ATGCCGCAGCGCAGCGTCCAGCAGCGGGCTGGGTTCCGGGGCGAGGCGTTCGTCGACAAGGCCGTCTCCGATGCCGGCCATGTGTGGAATGACACCAAGCGTGACTTCGCTATTGACGGTCAGATCGAGTTCGTGGACGCCGATCGGGAAGTCACCGGTGTCGCCGTCCTGGCTCAGGTGAAGGGCACGGAGGTCGGGTTTCGGGGGGCGACCGAGACCGAATTCAAGTTCACGTGCAAGGCCGACCACATCGCCTACTGGCTTCGGCTGGGCCGACCAGTCGTGCTCATCTGCGTGGACCTGCGTTTCCAGCAGGCGTGGTGGAAACGCGTCGACACCTGGTTCGCCGACCCTGAACGCAAGGCACGGCGGGTCGTTCAGTTCGACAAGGCCGCGGACCGCTTCGACCTCGATGCCTTCAGTCAGCTGTCGGCCCTGGGCGTGCCCGCCGGAGAGCCGTTGCCACGGCTTGAGGGAAGCGAACAGTTGGTCTCGAACCTCCTCACGATTGAGGGCTTCGCCCCGCTCATCTACGAGGCGTCCACGCCGTGTCGTGACCGTGGTGATGCCTGGGAGCGGATGCGCTCGAACGGCAACCAGTTCGAGAGCGGCTTCGTCCTGGCCGCCGGACGGATCTTTTCGCTGTGCCGACTGGACGAGGGCCCGCTGGCCGTGCTGTGCGACGGGCCGGTCACCTCCATCCCGACGCAGAACTGGGCGACCACCGAGGACCCAGACCTGCAACGGCGCTTCGTTTCCCTGCTGAACTTCACCCTGCGCTCCGCCCACCATCCCGAATTGGTCTGGCATCCCACCAAGAAGGTCGTCTACATGCAGGCCCCGCCGGACCGATCCAGCCGGAAGATCAAAGGCCGCTACCGCGGCAGCCGCGGACGCACCTTCTTCACCCCGTATTTCGGCAAGGACGACACAACCAAGATCACCTTCTGTCGTCACTACGCTGCCAGCCTGTATTTCCGGCGCTGGAGCGAACAGTGGTTCCTGGAGATCAACCCCACCTACCACTTCACCATCGACGGTCGACGGGACTCCCTGTACGACGCCGAGTACATCCAGAAAATCAAGCGGCTGGAACGCAACAACGCCGTCTACCAGCTCGTACGCGCCTGGGCCGACTACCTGCAAGGCGACGACACCCTGTTCAGAAGCCGCGATGAGCGCATCCGATTCGGCCAGCTCCTCAAGCTCGACTGCGACGCCGCCATCGACGAAAGCGTCTGGATTCCGCAAGAACCAGCGCCGAAACCGAGCGTGAACGGGCTGGCCGAGGGGCTGTGGGAGCTGCCGCAGTGA
- a CDS encoding IS5 family transposase codes for MAERQPYPSDLSDEAWELIRPVITAWKGQHRSVSGHQGRYEMREIVNAILYQARVGCQWRYLPHDFPPYTAVYYYFGLWRDDGTDQTIHDLLRWQVRESKGRREDPSAVVMDSQTVHASVNAPKETTGLDPGKKSRGRKRGIATDVLGLLIAVIVVAASVHDNAVGITLLDKVAADNPGVVKSWVDAGFKNAVIEHGRSLGIDVEVVSRDPQAKGFAPSPKRWIVEQTFGTLMLHRRLARDYETLPASSASWIRWSMTDVMTHRLTATTTPTWRDRRRPASPGPA; via the coding sequence GTGGCTGAGCGGCAGCCGTACCCGAGTGATCTGTCGGATGAGGCATGGGAGTTGATCCGGCCGGTCATCACGGCCTGGAAGGGACAGCACCGCTCGGTCAGCGGTCATCAGGGCCGATACGAGATGCGGGAGATCGTGAACGCGATCCTGTATCAGGCCCGGGTCGGCTGCCAGTGGCGTTACCTGCCGCACGACTTCCCGCCGTACACCGCGGTGTACTACTACTTCGGGCTGTGGCGCGATGACGGCACCGACCAGACCATCCACGATCTGCTGCGCTGGCAGGTCCGCGAGTCGAAGGGCCGGCGCGAGGACCCGTCCGCGGTCGTCATGGACTCCCAGACCGTGCACGCCTCGGTCAACGCCCCCAAGGAGACGACCGGGCTGGACCCGGGCAAGAAGAGCCGGGGCCGCAAGCGGGGCATCGCCACCGATGTACTCGGTCTGCTCATCGCCGTGATCGTGGTCGCCGCGAGCGTGCACGACAACGCCGTCGGAATCACGCTGCTGGACAAGGTGGCCGCCGACAACCCCGGCGTGGTGAAGAGCTGGGTCGATGCCGGGTTCAAGAACGCCGTCATCGAGCACGGCAGGTCGCTGGGCATCGACGTCGAGGTGGTATCGCGTGACCCGCAGGCGAAGGGGTTCGCCCCGTCACCGAAGCGGTGGATCGTCGAGCAGACCTTCGGCACACTCATGCTGCACCGCCGCCTGGCCCGCGACTACGAGACCCTGCCCGCCAGTTCCGCGTCCTGGATCCGCTGGTCGATGACCGACGTCATGACCCACCGGCTCACCGCCACGACCACTCCCACCTGGCGGGACCGCCGCCGACCCGCTTCCCCCGGACCGGCATGA